TGGAGCTGGCTTGCCTGCGATGGGACAAGTGGCCATTCCAAAAAAATCACTGGCAAAACCCCACAGGTCTATGCGCCACTAGCCCCCTTCCTTAATTGTGCGTAAAGGTCGGCGCCCATCGCCGACTCGTCTGGAGATTCCCGTTATGAGCGAGAGTGTGTTTGCCGATCGCATCGTGCAGAACCTGCTCGACACCGACTTCTACAAGCTGACCATGATGCAGGCGGTGCTGCACAACTACCCGAACGTGGAAGTTGAATGGGAGTTTCGTTGCCGCAACAGTGAGGACCTGCGCCCGTACCTGGCGGAAATCCGCTACCAGATCGAGCGCCTTGCCGAGTTGAGCCTGAGCCCGGACCAACTGGGGTTCCTGGAGCGCATCAGCTTCATGAAGCCGGACTTTCTGCGCTTCCTCGGGCTGTTCCGCTTCAACCTGCGCTATGTGCAGGCCGGCATCGAGAACGGCGAATTATTTATCCGCCTGCGCGGGCCGTGGCTGCATGTGATCCTGTTTGAAGTGCCGATGCTGGCCATCGTCAGCGAAGTGCGTAACCGCTACCGCTACCAGACCGTGATCCTCGAACAGGCCCGCGAGCAGTTGTACCGCAAGTTCGATTGGCTGACGGCCAATGCCAGCAGCGAAGAACTGTCCGAGCTGCAAGTGGCCGACTTCGGCACCCGCCGACGCTTCTCGTACCGGGTGCAGGAAGAAGTGGTCAGCGTACTCAAGCACGACTTCCCCGGGCGTTTTGTCGGCACCAGCAACGTGCACCTGGCCCGAGAGCTGGACATGAAACCCCTGGGCACCATGGCCCACGAATGGATCATGGCCCACCAGCAACTCGGCCCGCGCCTGATCGACAGCCAGATCGCCGCCCTCGACTGCTGGGTCCGCGAATACCGTGGCCTGCTGGGCATCGCCCTGACCGATTGCATCACCACCGACGCGTTCCTCGGCGACTTCGACCTGTACTTCGCCAAGCTGTTCGACGGCCTGCGCCACGACTCCGGTGATCCGGTGCAGTGGGCAGAAAAAGCCATCGCCCACTACCATAAGCTCGGCATTGAGCCGATGAGCAAGACGTTGGTGTTCTCCGACAGCCTGTCGCTGCCCAAGGCCCTGGAGATCTTCCGGGCGCTGCGCGGTCGCATCAATGTGAGCTTCGGCATTGGCACCAACCTGACCTGCGATATCCCAGGTGTGGAGCCCATGAGCATCGTGCTTAAAATGACTGCCTGCAATGGCCAGCCTGTCGCCAAGATCTCCGACGAAGCGGGCAAGACCCATTGCACCGACCCGAATTTTGTCGCCTATTTGCGGCACGTTTTCAAAGTACCTGCCCTTTCCAGCAAGGAGTGAATCATGCAAGCCGTACAGCGTGAAATTGCGCAGCAGCTCAAGGTTCAAGCACCGTTCCAGGACCAGGCCGCCCTCGAAGCCGAGGTTGCCCGGCGCATCACCTTTATCCAGGATTGCCTGCGCAATTCCGGGCTCAAGACCTTGGTGCTGGGCATCAGCGGCGGTGTCGACTCCCTGACCGCAGGCCTGTTGGCCCAACGCGCGATGCAGGAACTGCGCGCCAGCACCGGCGACGAGGCCTACCGTTTTATCGCGGTGCGCCTGCCTTATGAAACTCAGTTCGATGAGATAGATGCCCAGGCCTCGGTGGACTTTATCGAGCCGGACGAGCGCCACACCGTGAATATCGGCCCGGCGGTCAAAGCCCTGGCCAGTGAAGTGGCGGCGTTTGAAGGCAAGGCGGCGGTGTCCCGTGATTTCGTGCTGGGCAACACCAAGGCACGCATGCGCATGGTGGCGCAGTACACCATCGCGGGCGCGGCCAGCGGCCTGGTGATTGGTACTGACCATGCGGCGGAAGCGGTGATGGGCTTTTTCACCAAGTTCGGTGATGGCGCGTGCGATCTGGCGCCGTTGAGCGGGCTGGTGAAGAACCAGGTGCGCTCGATTGCACGGCACTTTGGTGCACCGGAATCGCTGGTGGAGAAGGTGCCGACAGCGGATCTGGAAGACCTGTCGCCGGGCAAGCCGGACGAAGCGTCACATGGCGTGACCTATGCAGAGATCGATGCGTTTTTGCACGGAGAGCCGGTGCGCGAAGAGGCGTTCCGGATTATTTGCGAGACGTATCGCAAGACTGAGCACAAGCGGGTCATGCCGTTCGCGCCATGAGCTAGTCCGCCATCGCAGGCAAGCCAGCTCCCACATTTGAATGTGTTCACAAATCAAATGTGGGAGCTGGCTTGCCTGCGATGAACGATAACGCGGTCTTACTTAAGCACCACCGCGCCTTTCATCATCGAGTTGTGGCCTGGGAACGAGCAGAAGAACTCGTATTCAGTGCCCGCCGCCAGCTTGGACACATCGAAGGTCACCGAATCTTTCTCACCAGCACCAATGATCTTGGTGTGGGCGATCACGCGGGTGTCGCCTTCCTTCAGGTAGTTCTTGTCGATGCCAGCGGCCATGCCGTCGGTGGCAACGCCAGCCATGTCGGCTTTGGTGGTCAGCACCCAGTTATGGCCCATGACGTTTTTCGGCAAGCTGCCCGAGTGTTCCAGGTTCACGGTGAAGGTCTTGCAGCTCTTGTCGATCGTGATTTCCTTGGTGTTGAAGGACATCTGGTCGGTGGAGTCGACGGTGACTGCGCACTCTGCAGCAAGCAACTGGCCGCTAGCCAGAGTCAGCAGGGAAACAGCAACGAGTTTGGCGAACATGTGAATCTCCAAGGCAGGGTTTAGAAAACGCGTATTGCGACAAGGGTGCCCGATGCGGGCGTGAATTCTTATGATCTGAGTCAACGGATTGTATACAACTTTAGGCTATCAGACTTATCAACACAATCTAACAGCCAAAGTAGTACGACCTT
The Pseudomonas poae DNA segment above includes these coding regions:
- the pncB gene encoding nicotinate phosphoribosyltransferase, producing MSESVFADRIVQNLLDTDFYKLTMMQAVLHNYPNVEVEWEFRCRNSEDLRPYLAEIRYQIERLAELSLSPDQLGFLERISFMKPDFLRFLGLFRFNLRYVQAGIENGELFIRLRGPWLHVILFEVPMLAIVSEVRNRYRYQTVILEQAREQLYRKFDWLTANASSEELSELQVADFGTRRRFSYRVQEEVVSVLKHDFPGRFVGTSNVHLARELDMKPLGTMAHEWIMAHQQLGPRLIDSQIAALDCWVREYRGLLGIALTDCITTDAFLGDFDLYFAKLFDGLRHDSGDPVQWAEKAIAHYHKLGIEPMSKTLVFSDSLSLPKALEIFRALRGRINVSFGIGTNLTCDIPGVEPMSIVLKMTACNGQPVAKISDEAGKTHCTDPNFVAYLRHVFKVPALSSKE
- a CDS encoding ammonia-dependent NAD(+) synthetase yields the protein MQAVQREIAQQLKVQAPFQDQAALEAEVARRITFIQDCLRNSGLKTLVLGISGGVDSLTAGLLAQRAMQELRASTGDEAYRFIAVRLPYETQFDEIDAQASVDFIEPDERHTVNIGPAVKALASEVAAFEGKAAVSRDFVLGNTKARMRMVAQYTIAGAASGLVIGTDHAAEAVMGFFTKFGDGACDLAPLSGLVKNQVRSIARHFGAPESLVEKVPTADLEDLSPGKPDEASHGVTYAEIDAFLHGEPVREEAFRIICETYRKTEHKRVMPFAP
- the azu gene encoding azurin, with protein sequence MFAKLVAVSLLTLASGQLLAAECAVTVDSTDQMSFNTKEITIDKSCKTFTVNLEHSGSLPKNVMGHNWVLTTKADMAGVATDGMAAGIDKNYLKEGDTRVIAHTKIIGAGEKDSVTFDVSKLAAGTEYEFFCSFPGHNSMMKGAVVLK